A window from Plasmodium chabaudi chabaudi strain AS genome assembly, chromosome: 11 encodes these proteins:
- a CDS encoding peptidyl-prolyl cis-trans isomerase, putative, whose protein sequence is MSFMQFFKKPSQDEKDKETDKNEEKENNKKDGNITDDESSDGSYGPCPLEETGNKKDKESDQEDSDKNDKQNEIKGSSASTKDKENVISNKRKVKETKKTHKKVRINNDIYLKNIPTNKNYEVSYMHTDVVTHVLVSNKKKYIVTGSCNGVIKFWYKNVGSIEFVKHFKIHSDEIIYLFMSEDEEFLGSLSKDKTYKQFDISSFDMNIIIKLNFLPKTGEFVYSSFFSTSVKVAISSSEKPRIYIYKPLESDTCIHTIDLSSSIIEIIKYNKVYNLCILSDNKGIIDIVDATNFKFPNKKNTNNPMINNSDIENNDMDVLTSIDARYNGAKQIAFSYKSETDLYELCKYKTYALCINISSDGEFMVIFSENYFIRIYKFKTMKLYRVYDESTEMYLTAQNDPLKKNLHIDSLDFGKRLFIEKEIKKHIKNQNMKLDMVIFDESNQYIIYTTFIGIKVVNFITNQLCYIIGKNETNLRYLSISLYQKIIPANKIKTNVHESLYINEKNISDCALFCTVYKKARFYVFTKKIVNEHELDERDIYNEQPNQNELNSLLSTKSIENIEKNNNNNKTPKSAIIYTTMGEIHISFFYKECKKTVLNFATHSTNGYYNNCIFHRVIKHFMIQTGDPGGDGTGGESIWGSEFEDEFFDHLNHSKPFMVSMANCGPNTNGSQFFITTVPCPWLDFKHTVFGKVTQGTKVVLDIEKVRTDKRDKPLDEIKILNIKINH, encoded by the coding sequence ATGAGTTTtatgcaattttttaaaaaaccaAGTCAAGACGAAAAGGATAAAGAAactgataaaaatgaagaaaaagaaaataataaaaaggatgGAAATATAACAGATGATGAATCAAGTGATGGAAGTTATGGGCCATGTCCTTTAGAAGAAactggaaataaaaaagataaagagTCTGACCAAGAAGATAGTGACAAAAATgacaaacaaaatgaaataaaaggTTCATCAGCATCTACAaaagataaagaaaatgtaatatcaaataaaagaaaagttAAAGAAACCAAAAAAACTCACAAAAAAGTGAGAATAAacaatgatatatatttaaaaaacattccaacaaataaaaattatgaagtgagttatatgcatacagaTGTTGTAACTCATGTTCTTgtaagtaataaaaaaaaatatatagtaacAGGAAGTTGTAATGGggttataaaattttggtataaaaatgtaggATCTATTGAATTtgtaaaacattttaaaattcaTTCCGatgaaattatatatttatttatgtcaGAGGATGAAGAATTTTTAGGAAGCTTATCAAAAGATAAAACTTATAAGCAATTTGATATTAGTAGTTTtgatatgaatataataataaaattaaattttttacctAAAACAGGGGAATTTGTttattcttcatttttttcaacatcTGTAAAAGTAGCTATATCATCAAGTGAAAAACCACgtatctatatttataaaccTTTAGAAAGCGATACATGTATACACACAATAGACTTAAGTTCTAGCATtattgaaataataaaatataataaagtatacaatttatgtatattaagTGATAATAAAGGAATTATTGATATAGTAGATGCtactaattttaaatttccaaataaaaaaaatactaataatcctatgataaataatagtgatatagaaaataatgatatggATGTATTAACTTCTATAGATGCAAGATACAATGGAGCTAAACAAATTGCCTTCTCTTATAAAAGTGAAACTGATTTATACgaattatgtaaatataaaacttatgcattatgtataaatataagctCAGATGGAGAATTTATGGTTATTTTTtcagaaaattattttatacgtatatataaatttaaaaccATGAAATTATATAGAGTTTATGATGAAAGTACAGAAATGTATTTAACTGCACAAAATGAtccattaaaaaaaaacttacaTATAGATAGTTTAGATTTTGGGAAAAGGCTTTTTAtagaaaaggaaataaaaaagcatataaaaaatcaaaatatgaaattaGATATGGTTATATTTGATGAATCTaatcaatatataatatatacaacttTTATTGGTATAAAAGTTgtcaattttattactaaTCAATTATGTTATATAATCGGGAAGAATGAAACAAATTTGAGATATTTATCTATTTCcttatatcaaaaaataatacctgctaataaaattaaaacaaatgtTCATGaatctttatatattaatgaaaaaaatatatctgaTTGCGCTTTATTCTGTACTGTATACAAAAAAGCTAGATTTTATGTCTtcactaaaaaaatagtaaatgAACATGAGTTAGATGAAagagatatatataatgaacaaCCAAACCAAAATGAATTgaattcattattatcaacAAAATCTATAGAAaacattgaaaaaaataataataataataaaactcCAAAAAGtgctattatttatacaacAATGGGGGAAATACAtattagttttttttataaagagTGTAAAAAAACTGTTCTAAATTTTGCAACTCATTCAACAAATggatattataataattgtatttttcataGAGTTATTAAGCATTTTATGATTCAAACTGGAGATCCAGGGGGAGATGGTACAGGAGGCGAAAGTATTTGGGGAAGTGAATTTGAAGACGAATTTTTTGATCACCTTAATCACTCAAAACCCTTTATGGTATCTATGGCAAATTGTGGCCCTAATACCAATGGATCacaatttttcataacAACTGTTCCTTGCCCTTGGCTAGATTTTAAACACACTGTTTTTGGAAAAGTAACACAAGGAACGAAAGTTGTTTTGGATATAGAAAAAGTTCGTACTGATAAAAGGGATAAACCTTTAGATgaaatcaaaattttaaacataaaaattaatcaCTAA
- a CDS encoding PDCD2 domain-containing protein, putative, which translates to MYIGVLSDEVDTNFDVKNDSKFGGDPVWLCGTDSTVFNLKCSTCKKNLTFLFQLSTPYDTYIRVLYIFCCMNSAKCNMNKNNWVCIKGKKKMCENLENIEIVESSINNSNILELNNQKHEEKNDTNIYPMTYNNNSKENVDSKPTNPSNETIKREDSSIHIINSQPEKLIDWNTLFSKNTKSQNTNGSSLSNCINESLNYANEKIKNDNNISHSNKNASKNYNNKCKSVNKNHQMNNKQNELNQINKQTGTNNIALNDVDMDNVKLPCYYISLIEDDEECGKDYLYEKATKMYQSYEKNMNTINEDEELDGNGNMDNGSDKDNVELFENDFNGYVKFYSYLSKNYNQILRYSYKGKFLYIYKHTKNQLKGKKMICSHCKNKLVFELQLFSTFVYQIEKILEKTSNNVLKKLLNNFNVGNVIIFTCEQDCVVMDNTYSYEHIEFEIF; encoded by the coding sequence atgTATATTGGAGTGTTATCAGATGAAGTTGATACTAATTTTGACGTGAAAAATGATTCTAAATTTGGGGGGGATCCTGTATGGTTATGTGGAACAGATTCGAcagtttttaatttaaaatgttccacatgtaaaaaaaatttgacaTTTTTATTCCAATTATCAACCCCCTATGATACATACATAAGagtattgtatatattttgttgcATGAATAGTGCTAAATGCAATATGAATAAGAATAATTGGGTATGTATTaaagggaaaaaaaaaatgtgtgaaaatttagaaaatattgaaataGTTGAATCTTCCATAAACAATTCTAATATATTGGAATTAAACAATCAAAAACACgaggaaaaaaatgatacgAATATATATCCTATGacttataataataatagcaaaGAAAATGTGGACTCCAAACCAACTAATCCATCTAATGAAACCATTAAAAGGGAAGATTCaagtatacatattattaattctcaacctgaaaaattaatagactggaatactttattttcaaaaaatacaaaaagcCAAAATACAAATGGATCGTCACTTAGTAATTGTATAAATGAAAGTTTAAATTATGCaaacgaaaaaataaaaaatgataataatatatctcatagtaataaaaatgcatccaaaaactataataataaatgcaaGTCAGTGAACAAGAATCATCAgatgaataataaacaaaatgaattaaatcaaataaataaacaaactGGAACGAATAATATAGCATTAAATGATGTTGATATGGATAATGTTAAATTGCCATgctattatatttctttaattgAAGATGATGAAGAATGTGGAAaagattatttatatgaaaaagcTACCAAAATGTATCAAtcttatgaaaaaaatatgaatacaaTTAATGAAGACGAAGAGTTGGATGGCAATGGTAATATGGATAATGGAAGTGATAAAGACAATGTAGAActttttgaaaatgattttaatggatatgttaaattttattcatatctaagtaaaaattataatcaaATACTAAGATATTCATACAAaggaaaatttttatatatatacaaacatACAAAGAATCAGTTAAAAGGGAAAAAGATGATTTGCTCacattgtaaaaataaattagtaTTTGAGTTACAACTATTTTCTACTTTTGTATAtcaaatagaaaaaatattagaaaaaacATCGAATAAtgtgttaaaaaaattattaaataattttaatgtaGGAAATgtcattatatttacttGTGAACAGGATTGTGTTGTAATGGACAATACCTATTCATATGAACATATTGAATTTGAAATTTTCTAG
- a CDS encoding stripes inner membrane complex protein, putative, with the protein MPKILSESHEIISNKSDIQLKTEDESSSNRKGSLVSNKMVSKDAYNNRSRVQQLLSRIAQEIDENKPNDVIHFIVDFLCKHYPEHLHGFEAVWNGDPDLEKERILVVEFFKYQKLPADISVHFINAGFDTIETLCTLSTNSLDDVEKFNNTRWLPGHKVRLQQTFNDITTRVKNFKEERDSLIKSMNQRFIGPPHLLNSIMIPKRINPIILPSVPHISSPIQIPNRTCNYTNIDKRFHAPIIFKR; encoded by the exons ATGCCAAAAATATTGAGTGAATCACATGAAATTATATCGAATAAATCGGATATCCAATTAAAAACTGAAGATGAATCGTCATCAAACCGAAAGGGTAGCTTagtttcaaataaaatggtTTCTAAAGATGcttataataatagatCTAGAGTTCAGCAACTATTATCAAGAATAGCtcaa GaaattgatgaaaataaaccAAACGAtgtaatacattttattgttGACTTTCTATGTAAACATTACCCAGAACATTTGCATGGCTTTGAAGCTGTATGGAATGGag ACCCAGatttagaaaaagaaagaatATTAGTTGtggaattttttaaataccaAAAATTACCAGCAGATATATCTGTCCATTTTATCAATGCGGGATTTGATACTATAGAAACATTATGTACATTATCTACAAATTCTCTTGATGATGTAGAAAAATTTAACAACACTCGATGGCTACCAGGGCATAAAGTTCGATTACAACAAACCTTTAACGATATTACAACTAGAGTTAAAAACTTCAAAGAAGAAAGAGATTCATTAATAAAATCTATGAATCAAAGATTTATAGGTCCACCCCATTTACTTAATTCCATTATGATTCCCAAAAGAATAAATCCTATAATTTTACCAAGTGTTCCTCATATTTCTTCACCTATTCAAATTCCTAATAGAACATGtaattatacaaatatcGATAAAAGATTTCATGCAcctattattttcaaaaggtga
- a CDS encoding topoisomerase I, putative, translating into MSIVGNNYRDDDSTSDDDILIDNLKKHVYSTKLNDTKKNDNTTCIPNKENTITNNNKPIAKEKGSTIRRVGSKLNTKGKNDENLNVCKIKKKQKSISADNDNLNSNNTTNEGKKTLKHLKETVKTKKETGEKSVRVKEEKKIPNKIKKETIKKPKKIPKKSEENFEPINRWWEKIDDQSDTQWNYLEHRGIIFSPPYVQHNIPIFYKSIKIELNPKAEELATYWCSVIGTDYCTKDKFILNFFKTFINNLEKDNIIRRENEHKVKNGDISNFKFIDFMTIKEHLIKLRDERLNKTKEEKEEDKKIRMEKELPYTFALVDWIREKISSNKAEPPGLFRGRGEHPKQGLLKKRIFPEDVVINISKDAPAPRLYDDMCGHNWGDIYHDNKVTWLAYYKDSINDQIKYTFLSAQSKFKGYKDFLKYENARKLKSCVHKIRKDYQNKMKSKNIINKQLGTAVYLIDFLALRVGGEKDIDEEADTVGCCSLRVEHVSFSHNVTIKNDNTNDENDNKIGKIPLPKNLEDILEDDCYITLDFLGKDSIRYFNTVKIDKQAYINMIIFCKNKNKDEGLFDQITCSKLNEYLKEIMPTLSAKVFRTYNASITLDQQLRRLKAIKGKNDDSLLSCDIDIRKTKKIKLENATSSSNVLNDCNNAPHNEKIEKKENDNTSNNENMMKKENGDDKNSPIEVDVSNINDLINFFNNANREVAILCNHQRSIPKQHDTTMSKIKKQIEIYNEDMQEYKKYLQYLKKNNNEKEFTFVSKVVTLDGSLRPNKVKENMKEESCKKKLIAVIKKVELLENQMKVRDDNKTIALGTSKINYMDPRITVAFCKQFEIPIEKIFNRSLRLKFPWAMFVTKNFRF; encoded by the coding sequence ATGAGCATAGTAGGAAATAATTATAGAGACGATGATAGCACATCCGatgatgatatattaattgACAACCTTAAAAAACATGTGTATTCTActaaattaaatgataccaaaaaaaatgataatacaaCTTGTATACcgaataaagaaaatactataacgaataataataaaccaATTGCAAAGGAAAAAGGCAGTACTATTCGACGTGTGGGATCGaaattaaatacaaaagggaaaaatgacgaaaatttaaatgtgtgtaaaataaaaaagaagcaaaaaagtattagcgctgataatgataatttaaattcaaataatactACCAATGAAGGAAAAAAGACattaaaacatttaaaagaaaCCGTAAAGACAAAAAAGGAAACAGGTGAAAAATCGGTGCGAgttaaagaagaaaaaaaaattccaaataaaataaaaaaagaaacaataaaaaaacccAAAAAAATACCTAAAAAATCCGAAGAAAATTTCGAACCAATAAATAGATGGTGGGAAAAAATAGATGATCAATCTGATACACAATGGAATTATTTAGAGCATAGaggtattattttttctcctCCATACGTACAACACAAtattccaattttttataaaagcaTTAAAATAGAATTAAATCCTAAAGCAGAGGAGTTAGCTACATATTGGTGTAGTGTAATAGGAACTGATTATTGTACAAAAGATaagtttatattaaatttttttaaaacatttataaataatttagagaaggataatattataaggCGAGAAAATGAGCATAAAGTAAAGAATGGAgatatatcaaattttaAGTTTATTGATTTTATGACAATTAAAGAgcatttaattaaattaaggGACGAAcgattaaataaaacaaaagaagaaaaagaagaagacaaaaaaattcgAATGGAAAAAGAATTGCCATATACATTTGCATTAGTTGATTGGATTCGTGAAAAAATTTCAAGTAACAAAGCCGAACCACCTGGTTTATTTAGAGGTAGAGGAGAGCATCCAAAACAAggattattaaaaaaaaggattTTTCCAGAAGATGTTGtaattaatataagtaAAGATGCACCTGCCCCAAGACTCTATGATGATATGTGTGGACATAATTGGGGAGATATATATCATGATAACAAAGTTACATGGCTAGCTTATTATAAAGATAGTATTAAtgatcaaataaaatacacatttttatcagCTCAATCAAAATTTAAAGGGTATAaagattttttaaaatatgaaaatgctAGAAAGTTAAAATCATGTGTACataaaattagaaaagattatcaaaataaaatgaagagtaaaaacattattaataaacaaTTAGGCACAGCTGTTTATTTAATCGACTTTTTAGCTTTAAGAGTAGGAGGAGAAAAAGATATTGATGAAGAAGCAGATACAGTAGGTTGCTGTAGTTTGAGAGTAGAACATGTTAGCTTTTCTCATAATGtaactataaaaaatgacaatacaaatgatgaaaatgataataaaataggCAAGATACCGTTACCTAAAAATTTAGAAGATATTTTAGAAGATGATTGTTACATAACATTAGACTTTTTAGGTAAAGATAGTATTCGATATTTTAATACCGTAAAAATTGATAAGCaagcatatattaatatgataatattttgtaaaaataaaaataaagatgaaGGGTTATTCGATCAAATAACTTGctcaaaattaaatgaatatttaaaagaaataatgcCAACATTATCAGCAAAAGTTTTTCGTACATATAATGCTTCAATTACTCTAGATCAACAGCTAAGAAGATTAAAAGCAATCaaaggaaaaaatgatgattctttattatcttGTGATATTGATATacgaaaaacaaaaaaaattaaattagaAAATGCAACATCATCATCAAATGTGTTAAATGATTGTAACAATGCACCacataatgaaaaaattgaaaaaaaggaaaatgaCAATACAtctaataatgaaaatatgatgaaaaaagaaaatggggatgataaaaattcacCAATAGAAGTAGATGTATCCAATATTAATGATCttattaacttttttaacAATGCTAATAGAGAAGTTGCTATTCTTTGTAACCATCAAAGAAGTATTCCAAAACAACATGATACAACCATGtctaaaataaaaaaacaaattgaaATTTATAATGAAGATATGCAagagtataaaaaatatttacaatatttaaaaaaaaataataatgaaaaggaATTTACTTTTGTTTCAAAAGTTGTTACATTAGATGGGTCCTTACGACCAAATAAAGTCAAAGAAAACATGAAAGAAGAAtcatgtaaaaaaaaactaatcgctgttattaaaaaggtAGAGTTATTAGAAAATCAAATGAAAGTAAgagatgataataaaacaatagcATTAGGGACttcaaaaattaattacaTGGATCCAAGAATAACCGTTGCATTTTGTAAACAATTCGAAATAccaatagaaaaaatatttaacagAAGTCTAAGACTTAAGTTTCCTTGGGCAATGTTTGTCACTAAAAATTTTCGTTTTTAA